One window from the genome of Bufo bufo chromosome 4, aBufBuf1.1, whole genome shotgun sequence encodes:
- the LOC120997079 gene encoding zinc finger protein interacting with ribonucleoprotein K-like isoform X2, with the protein MTPGTAYHRRPSAGMEKRKEKMKCSALSAMVTFHDVAACFAEDDWDVMEEWQRELYRSAVKEIHRALQDLGYRILNPELLVKIEKSGEQGRRCGNPSTSGGVLMPDILLKIQRRKVDGILPGKEATRRRTESSRGSRARKPERPLKVKQENKAYYSDTESEDKATSPPPHDLVVVVKQEDAEDEQQVKTPAASQESEAERQSQEEAEPPDPAKKFDKAKGSEDLTSEDPTKPLSPSPLVSPDGDSAFLFSEAGLNRPLAPEYSLESALEFEKYLSSLTHPALRRPARSEFDHGFYENYSIHSKQRLMLMGEKRYRCTECGKGFTRNSHLKAHRRIHTGERPYKCSECSKTFSENSHLTVHLRVHSGEKRYKCSMCDKSFSENSNLIVHQRIHTGEKPYKCPECELCFSQHSSLVRHRRKHSGARPYKCAHCEKTFSQKGHLSNHIRTHTGERPYKCPECGKCFSEHSHLTGHQKIHTGEKPYTCDVCHKGFSKISNLKAHQQIHTGYRPYICAQCGKSFTQHSTLVRHQRVHTGKLDSFWRKLYEVEDAQDVSWKDHLSPESRGTEEELSCHPDQQC; encoded by the exons atgacACCGGGCACCGCTTATCACAG ACGCCCCAGTGCAGGGATGGAGAAACGTAAGGAGAAGATGAAATGCAGCGCGCTGTCTGCCATG GTGACGTTTCACGACGTGGCCGCCTGCTTTGCGGAGGATGACTGGGACGTGATGGAGGAGTGGCAGCGGGAGCTGTACCGGAGCGCCGTGAAGGAGATCCACCGCGCCCTGCAGGATCTGG GTTACAGGATCCTGAACCCAGAGCTGCTGGTGAAGATCGAGAAGTCGGGTGAGCAAGGGCGACGCTGCGGCAACCCGTCAACAA GTGGAGGCGTCCTCATGCCGGACATCCTGCTAAAAATACAACGTCGGAAAGTGGACGGAATCTTACCGGGAAAAGAGGCGACGAGGAGACGCACAGAGTCCAGCCGAG GAAGTCGGGCTCGGAAACCGGAACGTCCGCTGAAAGTCAAGCAGGAGAACAAAGCTTATTACTCTGACACCGAATCTGAGGACAAAG CCACGTCGCCGCCTCCACACGATCTTGTGGTTGTTGTGAAGCAAGAAGATGCAGAGGACGAGCAGCAAGTAAAAACACCAGCGGCGTCACAGGAATCGGAGGCTGAGCGGCAGTCCCAAGAGGAAGCAGAACCTCCTGATCCTGCCAAGA AGTTTGACAAAGCGAAGGGCTCTGAGGATCTGACCAGTGAAGACCCCACAAAGCCTTTGAGCCCCTCCCCCTTGGTCAGCCCCGATGGAGATTCTGCATTCCTGTTTTCTGAAGCTGGTCTGAATAGGCCTCTCGCCCCAGAGTACTCCCTGGAGAGCGCCCTCGAGTTTGAGAAGTATCTGAGCAGCCTGACGCATCCTGCCCTACGGCGGCCGGCACGCAGCGAGTTTGACCATGGCTTCTACGAGAATTACAGCATCCACAGTAAGCAGCGACTGATGCTGATGGGGGAGAAGCGTTACCGCTGCACCGAATGTGGCAAGGGCTTCACCAGGAACTCCCACCTGAAGGCGCACCGCAGAATCCACACCGGGGAGCGACCCTACAAGTGCTCAGAGTGCAGCAAGACCTTCAGCGAGAACTCCCACCTGACCGTCCACCTGCGGGTCCACTCTGGAGAGAAGCGCTACAAGTGCAGCATGTGCGACAAAAGCTTCAGCGAGAACTccaacctcatcgtccaccagcgGATCCACACCGGTGAGAAACCCTACAAGTGCCCCGAGTGCGAGCTCTGCTTCAGCCAACACTCCAGCCTGGTGCGGCACCGGCGCAAGCACTCGGGGGCGCGACCGTACAAATGCGCGCACTGCGAAAAGACTTTTAGCCAGAAGGGTCACCTCAGCAACCACATCCGGACACACACGGGCGAGCGGCCGTACAAGTGCCCCGAGTGTGGAAAATGCTTCAGCGAACATTCCCACCTGACCGGCCACCAGAAGATCCACACCGGGGAGAAGCCATACACCTGTGACGTCTGCCACAAGGGCTTCAGCAAGATCTCCAACCTGAAGGCCCATCAGCAGATCCACACCGGTTACCGGCCCTAcatatgtgcccagtgcggcaaGAGCTTCACTCAGCACTCCACCCTGGTCCGACACCAGAGGGTCCACACTGGCAAACTGGACTCCTTCTGGAGGAAActgtatgaggtggaggatgcTCAAGATGTCTCCTGGAAAGACCACCTCAGCCCTGAAAGCCGAGGAACTGAGGAGGAACTGTCCTGTCACCCCGACCAGCAGTGCTGA
- the LOC120997079 gene encoding zinc finger protein 436-like isoform X5 produces the protein MPDILLKIQRRKVDGILPGKEATRRRTESSRGSRARKPERPLKVKQENKAYYSDTESEDKATSPPPHDLVVVVKQEDAEDEQQVKTPAASQESEAERQSQEEAEPPDPAKKFDKAKGSEDLTSEDPTKPLSPSPLVSPDGDSAFLFSEAGLNRPLAPEYSLESALEFEKYLSSLTHPALRRPARSEFDHGFYENYSIHSKQRLMLMGEKRYRCTECGKGFTRNSHLKAHRRIHTGERPYKCSECSKTFSENSHLTVHLRVHSGEKRYKCSMCDKSFSENSNLIVHQRIHTGEKPYKCPECELCFSQHSSLVRHRRKHSGARPYKCAHCEKTFSQKGHLSNHIRTHTGERPYKCPECGKCFSEHSHLTGHQKIHTGEKPYTCDVCHKGFSKISNLKAHQQIHTGYRPYICAQCGKSFTQHSTLVRHQRVHTGKLDSFWRKLYEVEDAQDVSWKDHLSPESRGTEEELSCHPDQQC, from the exons ATGCCGGACATCCTGCTAAAAATACAACGTCGGAAAGTGGACGGAATCTTACCGGGAAAAGAGGCGACGAGGAGACGCACAGAGTCCAGCCGAG GAAGTCGGGCTCGGAAACCGGAACGTCCGCTGAAAGTCAAGCAGGAGAACAAAGCTTATTACTCTGACACCGAATCTGAGGACAAAG CCACGTCGCCGCCTCCACACGATCTTGTGGTTGTTGTGAAGCAAGAAGATGCAGAGGACGAGCAGCAAGTAAAAACACCAGCGGCGTCACAGGAATCGGAGGCTGAGCGGCAGTCCCAAGAGGAAGCAGAACCTCCTGATCCTGCCAAGA AGTTTGACAAAGCGAAGGGCTCTGAGGATCTGACCAGTGAAGACCCCACAAAGCCTTTGAGCCCCTCCCCCTTGGTCAGCCCCGATGGAGATTCTGCATTCCTGTTTTCTGAAGCTGGTCTGAATAGGCCTCTCGCCCCAGAGTACTCCCTGGAGAGCGCCCTCGAGTTTGAGAAGTATCTGAGCAGCCTGACGCATCCTGCCCTACGGCGGCCGGCACGCAGCGAGTTTGACCATGGCTTCTACGAGAATTACAGCATCCACAGTAAGCAGCGACTGATGCTGATGGGGGAGAAGCGTTACCGCTGCACCGAATGTGGCAAGGGCTTCACCAGGAACTCCCACCTGAAGGCGCACCGCAGAATCCACACCGGGGAGCGACCCTACAAGTGCTCAGAGTGCAGCAAGACCTTCAGCGAGAACTCCCACCTGACCGTCCACCTGCGGGTCCACTCTGGAGAGAAGCGCTACAAGTGCAGCATGTGCGACAAAAGCTTCAGCGAGAACTccaacctcatcgtccaccagcgGATCCACACCGGTGAGAAACCCTACAAGTGCCCCGAGTGCGAGCTCTGCTTCAGCCAACACTCCAGCCTGGTGCGGCACCGGCGCAAGCACTCGGGGGCGCGACCGTACAAATGCGCGCACTGCGAAAAGACTTTTAGCCAGAAGGGTCACCTCAGCAACCACATCCGGACACACACGGGCGAGCGGCCGTACAAGTGCCCCGAGTGTGGAAAATGCTTCAGCGAACATTCCCACCTGACCGGCCACCAGAAGATCCACACCGGGGAGAAGCCATACACCTGTGACGTCTGCCACAAGGGCTTCAGCAAGATCTCCAACCTGAAGGCCCATCAGCAGATCCACACCGGTTACCGGCCCTAcatatgtgcccagtgcggcaaGAGCTTCACTCAGCACTCCACCCTGGTCCGACACCAGAGGGTCCACACTGGCAAACTGGACTCCTTCTGGAGGAAActgtatgaggtggaggatgcTCAAGATGTCTCCTGGAAAGACCACCTCAGCCCTGAAAGCCGAGGAACTGAGGAGGAACTGTCCTGTCACCCCGACCAGCAGTGCTGA
- the LOC120997079 gene encoding zinc finger protein interacting with ribonucleoprotein K-like isoform X3 produces the protein MEKRKEKMKCSALSAMVKVTFHDVAACFAEDDWDVMEEWQRELYRSAVKEIHRALQDLGYRILNPELLVKIEKSGEQGRRCGNPSTSGGVLMPDILLKIQRRKVDGILPGKEATRRRTESSRGSRARKPERPLKVKQENKAYYSDTESEDKATSPPPHDLVVVVKQEDAEDEQQVKTPAASQESEAERQSQEEAEPPDPAKKFDKAKGSEDLTSEDPTKPLSPSPLVSPDGDSAFLFSEAGLNRPLAPEYSLESALEFEKYLSSLTHPALRRPARSEFDHGFYENYSIHSKQRLMLMGEKRYRCTECGKGFTRNSHLKAHRRIHTGERPYKCSECSKTFSENSHLTVHLRVHSGEKRYKCSMCDKSFSENSNLIVHQRIHTGEKPYKCPECELCFSQHSSLVRHRRKHSGARPYKCAHCEKTFSQKGHLSNHIRTHTGERPYKCPECGKCFSEHSHLTGHQKIHTGEKPYTCDVCHKGFSKISNLKAHQQIHTGYRPYICAQCGKSFTQHSTLVRHQRVHTGKLDSFWRKLYEVEDAQDVSWKDHLSPESRGTEEELSCHPDQQC, from the exons ATGGAGAAACGTAAGGAGAAGATGAAATGCAGCGCGCTGTCTGCCATGGTAA AGGTGACGTTTCACGACGTGGCCGCCTGCTTTGCGGAGGATGACTGGGACGTGATGGAGGAGTGGCAGCGGGAGCTGTACCGGAGCGCCGTGAAGGAGATCCACCGCGCCCTGCAGGATCTGG GTTACAGGATCCTGAACCCAGAGCTGCTGGTGAAGATCGAGAAGTCGGGTGAGCAAGGGCGACGCTGCGGCAACCCGTCAACAA GTGGAGGCGTCCTCATGCCGGACATCCTGCTAAAAATACAACGTCGGAAAGTGGACGGAATCTTACCGGGAAAAGAGGCGACGAGGAGACGCACAGAGTCCAGCCGAG GAAGTCGGGCTCGGAAACCGGAACGTCCGCTGAAAGTCAAGCAGGAGAACAAAGCTTATTACTCTGACACCGAATCTGAGGACAAAG CCACGTCGCCGCCTCCACACGATCTTGTGGTTGTTGTGAAGCAAGAAGATGCAGAGGACGAGCAGCAAGTAAAAACACCAGCGGCGTCACAGGAATCGGAGGCTGAGCGGCAGTCCCAAGAGGAAGCAGAACCTCCTGATCCTGCCAAGA AGTTTGACAAAGCGAAGGGCTCTGAGGATCTGACCAGTGAAGACCCCACAAAGCCTTTGAGCCCCTCCCCCTTGGTCAGCCCCGATGGAGATTCTGCATTCCTGTTTTCTGAAGCTGGTCTGAATAGGCCTCTCGCCCCAGAGTACTCCCTGGAGAGCGCCCTCGAGTTTGAGAAGTATCTGAGCAGCCTGACGCATCCTGCCCTACGGCGGCCGGCACGCAGCGAGTTTGACCATGGCTTCTACGAGAATTACAGCATCCACAGTAAGCAGCGACTGATGCTGATGGGGGAGAAGCGTTACCGCTGCACCGAATGTGGCAAGGGCTTCACCAGGAACTCCCACCTGAAGGCGCACCGCAGAATCCACACCGGGGAGCGACCCTACAAGTGCTCAGAGTGCAGCAAGACCTTCAGCGAGAACTCCCACCTGACCGTCCACCTGCGGGTCCACTCTGGAGAGAAGCGCTACAAGTGCAGCATGTGCGACAAAAGCTTCAGCGAGAACTccaacctcatcgtccaccagcgGATCCACACCGGTGAGAAACCCTACAAGTGCCCCGAGTGCGAGCTCTGCTTCAGCCAACACTCCAGCCTGGTGCGGCACCGGCGCAAGCACTCGGGGGCGCGACCGTACAAATGCGCGCACTGCGAAAAGACTTTTAGCCAGAAGGGTCACCTCAGCAACCACATCCGGACACACACGGGCGAGCGGCCGTACAAGTGCCCCGAGTGTGGAAAATGCTTCAGCGAACATTCCCACCTGACCGGCCACCAGAAGATCCACACCGGGGAGAAGCCATACACCTGTGACGTCTGCCACAAGGGCTTCAGCAAGATCTCCAACCTGAAGGCCCATCAGCAGATCCACACCGGTTACCGGCCCTAcatatgtgcccagtgcggcaaGAGCTTCACTCAGCACTCCACCCTGGTCCGACACCAGAGGGTCCACACTGGCAAACTGGACTCCTTCTGGAGGAAActgtatgaggtggaggatgcTCAAGATGTCTCCTGGAAAGACCACCTCAGCCCTGAAAGCCGAGGAACTGAGGAGGAACTGTCCTGTCACCCCGACCAGCAGTGCTGA
- the LOC120997079 gene encoding zinc finger protein interacting with ribonucleoprotein K-like isoform X4 — MVTVTFHDVAACFAEDDWDVMEEWQRELYRSAVKEIHRALQDLGYRILNPELLVKIEKSGEQGRRCGNPSTSGGVLMPDILLKIQRRKVDGILPGKEATRRRTESSRGSRARKPERPLKVKQENKAYYSDTESEDKATSPPPHDLVVVVKQEDAEDEQQVKTPAASQESEAERQSQEEAEPPDPAKKFDKAKGSEDLTSEDPTKPLSPSPLVSPDGDSAFLFSEAGLNRPLAPEYSLESALEFEKYLSSLTHPALRRPARSEFDHGFYENYSIHSKQRLMLMGEKRYRCTECGKGFTRNSHLKAHRRIHTGERPYKCSECSKTFSENSHLTVHLRVHSGEKRYKCSMCDKSFSENSNLIVHQRIHTGEKPYKCPECELCFSQHSSLVRHRRKHSGARPYKCAHCEKTFSQKGHLSNHIRTHTGERPYKCPECGKCFSEHSHLTGHQKIHTGEKPYTCDVCHKGFSKISNLKAHQQIHTGYRPYICAQCGKSFTQHSTLVRHQRVHTGKLDSFWRKLYEVEDAQDVSWKDHLSPESRGTEEELSCHPDQQC; from the exons GTGACGTTTCACGACGTGGCCGCCTGCTTTGCGGAGGATGACTGGGACGTGATGGAGGAGTGGCAGCGGGAGCTGTACCGGAGCGCCGTGAAGGAGATCCACCGCGCCCTGCAGGATCTGG GTTACAGGATCCTGAACCCAGAGCTGCTGGTGAAGATCGAGAAGTCGGGTGAGCAAGGGCGACGCTGCGGCAACCCGTCAACAA GTGGAGGCGTCCTCATGCCGGACATCCTGCTAAAAATACAACGTCGGAAAGTGGACGGAATCTTACCGGGAAAAGAGGCGACGAGGAGACGCACAGAGTCCAGCCGAG GAAGTCGGGCTCGGAAACCGGAACGTCCGCTGAAAGTCAAGCAGGAGAACAAAGCTTATTACTCTGACACCGAATCTGAGGACAAAG CCACGTCGCCGCCTCCACACGATCTTGTGGTTGTTGTGAAGCAAGAAGATGCAGAGGACGAGCAGCAAGTAAAAACACCAGCGGCGTCACAGGAATCGGAGGCTGAGCGGCAGTCCCAAGAGGAAGCAGAACCTCCTGATCCTGCCAAGA AGTTTGACAAAGCGAAGGGCTCTGAGGATCTGACCAGTGAAGACCCCACAAAGCCTTTGAGCCCCTCCCCCTTGGTCAGCCCCGATGGAGATTCTGCATTCCTGTTTTCTGAAGCTGGTCTGAATAGGCCTCTCGCCCCAGAGTACTCCCTGGAGAGCGCCCTCGAGTTTGAGAAGTATCTGAGCAGCCTGACGCATCCTGCCCTACGGCGGCCGGCACGCAGCGAGTTTGACCATGGCTTCTACGAGAATTACAGCATCCACAGTAAGCAGCGACTGATGCTGATGGGGGAGAAGCGTTACCGCTGCACCGAATGTGGCAAGGGCTTCACCAGGAACTCCCACCTGAAGGCGCACCGCAGAATCCACACCGGGGAGCGACCCTACAAGTGCTCAGAGTGCAGCAAGACCTTCAGCGAGAACTCCCACCTGACCGTCCACCTGCGGGTCCACTCTGGAGAGAAGCGCTACAAGTGCAGCATGTGCGACAAAAGCTTCAGCGAGAACTccaacctcatcgtccaccagcgGATCCACACCGGTGAGAAACCCTACAAGTGCCCCGAGTGCGAGCTCTGCTTCAGCCAACACTCCAGCCTGGTGCGGCACCGGCGCAAGCACTCGGGGGCGCGACCGTACAAATGCGCGCACTGCGAAAAGACTTTTAGCCAGAAGGGTCACCTCAGCAACCACATCCGGACACACACGGGCGAGCGGCCGTACAAGTGCCCCGAGTGTGGAAAATGCTTCAGCGAACATTCCCACCTGACCGGCCACCAGAAGATCCACACCGGGGAGAAGCCATACACCTGTGACGTCTGCCACAAGGGCTTCAGCAAGATCTCCAACCTGAAGGCCCATCAGCAGATCCACACCGGTTACCGGCCCTAcatatgtgcccagtgcggcaaGAGCTTCACTCAGCACTCCACCCTGGTCCGACACCAGAGGGTCCACACTGGCAAACTGGACTCCTTCTGGAGGAAActgtatgaggtggaggatgcTCAAGATGTCTCCTGGAAAGACCACCTCAGCCCTGAAAGCCGAGGAACTGAGGAGGAACTGTCCTGTCACCCCGACCAGCAGTGCTGA
- the LOC120997079 gene encoding zinc finger protein interacting with ribonucleoprotein K-like isoform X1 gives MTPGTAYHRRPSAGMEKRKEKMKCSALSAMVKVTFHDVAACFAEDDWDVMEEWQRELYRSAVKEIHRALQDLGYRILNPELLVKIEKSGEQGRRCGNPSTSGGVLMPDILLKIQRRKVDGILPGKEATRRRTESSRGSRARKPERPLKVKQENKAYYSDTESEDKATSPPPHDLVVVVKQEDAEDEQQVKTPAASQESEAERQSQEEAEPPDPAKKFDKAKGSEDLTSEDPTKPLSPSPLVSPDGDSAFLFSEAGLNRPLAPEYSLESALEFEKYLSSLTHPALRRPARSEFDHGFYENYSIHSKQRLMLMGEKRYRCTECGKGFTRNSHLKAHRRIHTGERPYKCSECSKTFSENSHLTVHLRVHSGEKRYKCSMCDKSFSENSNLIVHQRIHTGEKPYKCPECELCFSQHSSLVRHRRKHSGARPYKCAHCEKTFSQKGHLSNHIRTHTGERPYKCPECGKCFSEHSHLTGHQKIHTGEKPYTCDVCHKGFSKISNLKAHQQIHTGYRPYICAQCGKSFTQHSTLVRHQRVHTGKLDSFWRKLYEVEDAQDVSWKDHLSPESRGTEEELSCHPDQQC, from the exons atgacACCGGGCACCGCTTATCACAG ACGCCCCAGTGCAGGGATGGAGAAACGTAAGGAGAAGATGAAATGCAGCGCGCTGTCTGCCATGGTAA AGGTGACGTTTCACGACGTGGCCGCCTGCTTTGCGGAGGATGACTGGGACGTGATGGAGGAGTGGCAGCGGGAGCTGTACCGGAGCGCCGTGAAGGAGATCCACCGCGCCCTGCAGGATCTGG GTTACAGGATCCTGAACCCAGAGCTGCTGGTGAAGATCGAGAAGTCGGGTGAGCAAGGGCGACGCTGCGGCAACCCGTCAACAA GTGGAGGCGTCCTCATGCCGGACATCCTGCTAAAAATACAACGTCGGAAAGTGGACGGAATCTTACCGGGAAAAGAGGCGACGAGGAGACGCACAGAGTCCAGCCGAG GAAGTCGGGCTCGGAAACCGGAACGTCCGCTGAAAGTCAAGCAGGAGAACAAAGCTTATTACTCTGACACCGAATCTGAGGACAAAG CCACGTCGCCGCCTCCACACGATCTTGTGGTTGTTGTGAAGCAAGAAGATGCAGAGGACGAGCAGCAAGTAAAAACACCAGCGGCGTCACAGGAATCGGAGGCTGAGCGGCAGTCCCAAGAGGAAGCAGAACCTCCTGATCCTGCCAAGA AGTTTGACAAAGCGAAGGGCTCTGAGGATCTGACCAGTGAAGACCCCACAAAGCCTTTGAGCCCCTCCCCCTTGGTCAGCCCCGATGGAGATTCTGCATTCCTGTTTTCTGAAGCTGGTCTGAATAGGCCTCTCGCCCCAGAGTACTCCCTGGAGAGCGCCCTCGAGTTTGAGAAGTATCTGAGCAGCCTGACGCATCCTGCCCTACGGCGGCCGGCACGCAGCGAGTTTGACCATGGCTTCTACGAGAATTACAGCATCCACAGTAAGCAGCGACTGATGCTGATGGGGGAGAAGCGTTACCGCTGCACCGAATGTGGCAAGGGCTTCACCAGGAACTCCCACCTGAAGGCGCACCGCAGAATCCACACCGGGGAGCGACCCTACAAGTGCTCAGAGTGCAGCAAGACCTTCAGCGAGAACTCCCACCTGACCGTCCACCTGCGGGTCCACTCTGGAGAGAAGCGCTACAAGTGCAGCATGTGCGACAAAAGCTTCAGCGAGAACTccaacctcatcgtccaccagcgGATCCACACCGGTGAGAAACCCTACAAGTGCCCCGAGTGCGAGCTCTGCTTCAGCCAACACTCCAGCCTGGTGCGGCACCGGCGCAAGCACTCGGGGGCGCGACCGTACAAATGCGCGCACTGCGAAAAGACTTTTAGCCAGAAGGGTCACCTCAGCAACCACATCCGGACACACACGGGCGAGCGGCCGTACAAGTGCCCCGAGTGTGGAAAATGCTTCAGCGAACATTCCCACCTGACCGGCCACCAGAAGATCCACACCGGGGAGAAGCCATACACCTGTGACGTCTGCCACAAGGGCTTCAGCAAGATCTCCAACCTGAAGGCCCATCAGCAGATCCACACCGGTTACCGGCCCTAcatatgtgcccagtgcggcaaGAGCTTCACTCAGCACTCCACCCTGGTCCGACACCAGAGGGTCCACACTGGCAAACTGGACTCCTTCTGGAGGAAActgtatgaggtggaggatgcTCAAGATGTCTCCTGGAAAGACCACCTCAGCCCTGAAAGCCGAGGAACTGAGGAGGAACTGTCCTGTCACCCCGACCAGCAGTGCTGA